CCCCTTCCCAAGGTTTTAAAGTTCTCTTTGGTAATTTTAGAATCTCAAGATGTTTTCCATCCCATACACGTGTCGAATATGCATCAAACACGAAtatcaaacaaaattatttcaagaaaattgaaaaattggatCAACATAACTATTCGCTCTTTTCTACCGGACAAGCATATCATAATTCTCCTTCATTTCATCCAAAATTCAAAGCTTTTCTATTTGAAGTCAAAATCCAAAGAACTAGTAATCAATCAAAGTGAAAAGCTAGAAACCATATTCATTGCTAGTGTGTATATATTAGgatttatatttaatgaattaacaGTGTATAGAAAGTGTTGATGACAtatcttataaaatttttaaaaataaacttcatTTTACATGATGTATTATTTGATTTACtgatagtataaaaaataaagcacCATCGGTACATCGGGGCAATAGTCCTATACCTGGCAACTTTCTAGGTTTACGTAAGGGAACAAACTTGGCACCAATAGCCAGTGCAATGGAGGGGCCAAACATAAATCCTCTTGCTTCAACACCTACAAAGTCAATTCACCATGTGAACAAAGTTATAAGCAATCATAGTACTACCTTCAATACTTTATATACCTCAACatcttataatatatttttagatgaaaaaagaaaaagttgagtATTATCGGGTTAGACGTGTTAAAACCAATTTGACATTCAACCATGACATAAGCATCCACAAATCTCAGTCATAGGATTTGGATGAAACCACATTAGTCACACAAttctaatataaaaaataattattataaaccaagaaaataaaaacaataagatTTCAGGATAAGGAAATCAACCCTACCCacttatatatactattaaattaaataggaaaagtaaaggaaaaaatgTCATAATAATAACCTATTCAAAACTAGCAGTGCATTTCAACTTTTGCAtgataataatgaataaaaagaacCCAACTTGACTTAAAATTTTCTCTGCAATTAATCCACCCCTATGAAGAGAGAGGACAAAAGCACTCAaaattatactatatataaacaaagaaaaagaaagtctGTTTgcataattaagaaaataattaaaatatggaataaaatagttaatttatagaaaattaataGGAATGTAAGAATGTTTCGAAATTTTACTTACTACAAATTATGCATGACACAAAATCACTGATAGATCTCATGAGAAGggaaatttaaaaacaaacagagagagagagagagagaggataCCAGCAACAACAGATATACCCATATCTCTGTAACGATCAACAAAGATGTCGACAGTATCTTTGAAAGCCTTGTGATCAAGTAACAGTGTTGTTATGTCTTGGAACATAATTCCtgaacataaaatatataaccaAGAAAAAGTGCAACATTTTACTACCCCCAAAAAGGCACCAGCTTTACAAAAATTTTgcttaaaagaaacaaaagattgaaaaagctgaggaagagaaaaaaacaacaacctGGTTTTGGGAAGTGAGGCACAACTCTAATGGCTTCAGAAATGGCCTTCAACCTTGGGTCACCTTGTAAACCATTCTGATCTCCTGCAAACATGTTTTTGTTCCTGTAATAAAAGCTTGCTTTTACTGTGTTAAATGGGCTAATTactttgagaaagaaaaaaaaaaaaaaaccagtgTTGTTGTTGACTTCTGCTGGgcttaaaacttaaaagaaagcaaaagagaaaaatagaaagaaaagggTAAATAATAATGCGTATATCTTTGTTGGCAAAAGCACCACTGAAGAAGATCCAACTGCTCAGTGCTCATTATTTATAGCCTccttttttccaattttattttactttttttt
This sequence is a window from Gossypium raimondii isolate GPD5lz chromosome 5, ASM2569854v1, whole genome shotgun sequence. Protein-coding genes within it:
- the LOC105770344 gene encoding adenine phosphoribosyltransferase 5 isoform X3, with amino-acid sequence MFAGDQNGLQGDPRLKAISEAIRVVPHFPKPGIMFQDITTLLLDHKAFKDTVDIFVDRYRDMGISVVAGVEARGFMFGPSIALAIGAKFVPLRKPRKLPVNGVETCRHDDLILGASFGSPLNPTSKSD